The following are encoded together in the Pungitius pungitius chromosome 7, fPunPun2.1, whole genome shotgun sequence genome:
- the ifi44g gene encoding interferon-induced protein 44, with translation MTKQLKSGFTFETTPVRVVPISSASATFASPQVASTQDSSSTVTDVSSTEKRENNFLFTFPGARTKLESPWRDMEWTEEQKLSLKATISSYIPSSEDVSHAKVLLLGPMGSGKSSFISSVQSVFKGRVTNRAMVGSSSTSFTKKLQSFNIHAEDGKAPTGLVLCDMVGLGGGDMTGLTLHDILSVIKGHVPEGHKFSPDQPVRSETLGYVKRPSLKDKIHCVAFVVDASKVLTYPKGLSNTFQKFREHISELGVHQVALLTHIDKICVETEKDVTEVYKSNAIRDMMGKAGALLGMSTSYIVPVRNYSSELDLDVHTDVLLLSAVDHILQYANLYFQDNSAQHTGPKME, from the exons ATGACGAAACAACTCAAAAG CggctttacatttgaaacaacCCCTGTTAGGGTTGTCCCTATTTCCTCTGCTTCAGCTACATTTGCTAGCCCACAAGTAGCAAGTACCCAAGATTCTTCCAGCACTGTTACAGATGTCAGTTCaacagagaagagggagaacaATTTTCTGTTTACATTCCCAG GAGCTCGAACAAAATTGGAATCTCCATGGCGAGACATGGAGTGGACAGAAGA GCAAAAGCTGAGCTTGAAGGCGACCATCAGCTCCTACATTCCAAGCAGTGAGGATGTGTCTCATGCTAAGGTTCTCCTCCTGGGTCCCATGGGTTCTGGAAAGTCCAGCTTCATCAGCTCAGTCCAGTCAGTGTTTAAAGGAAGAGTCACCAACCGGGCCATGGtgggctcctcctccaccagctttACCAAGAAG ctgcaGTCCTTCAACATCCATGCTGAGGATGGAAAGGCTCCTACTGGGCTGGTGCTGTGCGATATGGTGGGCCTGGGAGGTGGAGATATGACCGGACTGACCCTCCATGACATCCTGTCCGTCATTAAAGGTCATGTACCTGAAGGGCACAAG ttCAGCCCAGATCAGCCAGTGAGGTCGGAGACTTTGGGCTACGTGAAGAGGCCAAGCCTCAAAGACAAGATCCATTGTGTGGCCTTTGTGGTGGACGCCTCTAAAGTCCTGACCTACCCTAAAGGCCTCAGTAACACCTTCCAGAAGTTCCGGGAGCACATCAGTGAACTGg GAGTTCACCAGGTGGCTCTGCTGACCCACATTGACAAAATTTGTGTTGAAACGGAAAAAGACGTCACAGAGGTTTACAAGAGCAACGCCATTCGGGACATG ATGGGTAAAGCCGGAGCTCTGTTGGGTATGTCCACCTCCTACATCGTCCCAGTGAGGAACTACTCATCAGAGCTGGACCTGGATGTGCACACTGATGTGCTCCTTCTTAGTGCCGTCGACCACATCCTTCAATATGCTAACCTGTATTTCCAGGACAATTCAGCCCAACACACAGGgccaaaaatggaataa